The genome window CACAACTGCGGGAAGATGATGACAACATCAAAGCCGCAGATTGGCCTTTTCTTTCACCTTATACGTggtggcttctctctctctcttgctggcAGCCTCGTGTTCATCTCCAGCGATTAgcccttcacctccccccccccctatcgcctcctctcccgtTGTACGTTTGTGGCCATCATGCACGCgcagtcacacacacgcacacacaacacgGCCTACAACCTCTTTATGACCGACTACAACGAAGCGGGTGCCGACACGTCGGTGGTGGACGACAACGTGCCTCCAGGCATCACGACAAAGCAGGATGAGATCATCCAGTATGTGGCCAAGTACGTGGTCGCCTCGTGTGACGGGGCGCGGTATCAAGATAAGGTTCGCACGCGCACAAGGCACAATCCGTACTTCGATTTCCTCAACGCGAAGCACCCGTACCACCAGTACTACCAGTACCTCCTTGAGTCCTACCGGCACTGGATGCGCAATAGCGAGGCAGTCGGGGCCGGGACGtggggtggcggcgccgagAGTATGCAGGGGCAGGGGCAGGGGCAgggtcagcagcagcagcagtggggcGAGGAAGACTACTACCAGTACTACGGCACCTACCCTGGACAGGCGAGTGGTATTGAATTTCAAGGCAACGATACTGCTCAGCTTGGCGAGGGGAGCGGCTATGGGGACGCGTCTAGTTCTGCGTATGCGCAGTACGTCGCCAACGGCGTCGATCCCACCGCGTATGCGTCGGAGACAGTCACTGCGTCCGCCTATGGCGTTGGCTACGACCCCTCGGCGGCGGGCCCAGAGTCGGTTCAGGCGGCAACCactgccggcggcggcgaagctcaggccgaggacgacgacgatgatgacgagTACGAGCTGGTCATGGAAAATGGCCAGTGGGTTTCGCGCAAGCGGGTATAACTGCGCCGGTGTTCGTTGGCATTTCTCTACCCCACTACGCGCGGAACGACAATATAAAATGCCGTGGCGGCTGCACGTACGAGGGGATAGCGAAAGACATGCGGGGACGGCTCAGGTGTGTTGAAATGAGGCagggtggaggtgctcgccgacccgcccacccaccatcCCCTCTCTTGCGCTATTCATACCTTAGTCTAGTCAAATGACGGAGAAAGAAGGGGCATAGGCCAGCGTGCCCAGAACTCCACAGGCAGAAACATACGCTAGCACGGGTGTGTCTGGGTCTCTTGGTGATACACCCTCGGCGCCGCACGAGCGCGCTGCATGGGACTGTACAACTCGCCAAATCAGACGCACCATTACCTGGCGTTGCaacccctctttcctccccatCGGCATGTCACTGGAACTGAGCCTGGGCTACGTTACGTTCACTGCTGATCCCGCCCCTCTGAACGCGTTGTTCTTTGTCCTtcgctttccccttctcccgcCCATTCTCCATTCGTGCAGAAGCACGCTTGCATGGACTCTGTAGATACgtacagacgcacacacacaacacacacgcacgcaccctcctccctccccctttcgttCTCGTAGGGATTTTTGTTTTCACCCGCGTTCCTTCGCTTTCTTACTTGGTGCCTTGAGCGGGCACAAAGCGCCAAACTCTTAAACGGCACCCGGATAGCATCGCCGTCATCCTCGTCCATCCTCACTCATTCGCTGATACTCCCCCgtatctctctctttttcataTCACCTCACCGATGGGGACTTGTCCCTCCATCTCCCAGTCCGAGGTCGGTATCGTCGAGACCTGTGGCCGCTTCTCCCACATCGCTGATCCCGGCATCCACTGTCTGTGGTGTGGCTCCACCCTCGTTCGGCGCATTACGCTTCGTCTGCAGGAGTATGAGCTGAAAGTGGAGTCAAAAACAAAGGACAATGTGTTCGTCACGCTATCGCTCGTCATACAGTACCAAGTGGCCTCCAACAAGTTCGCCGAGGTGTACTATGCATGCGACTCGTCGCTGGAGTGCATGCGGGACTACGTGCTGAATTCGATTCGAGCAAAGGTCCCGCTGTACAAGCTGGAGGCACTGTACGTCGAGCGCGGCACCAtctcgcagcagctgaaggacGAGGTTGACGCAATCATTAACACCTATGGCATCGAGATCGTGTCCGCACTCATCTCCGACATTGACCCTGGTGCAGAGATTACGAAGGCAATGAACGAAGTGCAGAGATTTCAGCGCCTGCGTGTCGCCTCTGTGGACGCGGCTGAGACAGAAAAACTAAAGCGCGTACGTGCTGCTGAGGCACGGTGCGAGGCACGTCGCCTCTCCGGGGAAGGTCTCGCCGAACAGCGCAAGGCCATCGTCGCTGGGTTGATGCAGTCTATCGGGGACGTGCAGAGTGAGGTCCGCGACTTGACCTCCGACGACGCGACGAACATGCTGCTCATGAACCAGTACTATGACACGCTGCAAGCCATCGCCGCAAACAGCAGCTCAAGCGTCATTATGTTGGAGTCCAATGGCGGGCTAGAGAAGgtggcgacgcagctgcgccagggCGTAACTCACATGATGcggtgaagaggagaagggggtggaggggaaaCATGGCTGTGGCCtctgcacgcgcacgctACACTCGTtcacttccttctcttttgaGGTCGAGTGGCCTTTGTGCCCATGTTTGTGAGGCCGTGTGCCGTGTACGAATAGTCTCTCAGTTGTGCGAGGGATTCCGTCAAATAAATCTCAGACGCTTCTGCACCCTCCCTCATCCTCCCTTCGTAAGATGCCCTTGTCGTGTTCCTTGGTATGTGTTCTGCTcgcgttgttgctgccggCCCTCTactgggtgtgtgtgtgtgtctttgaAAAATGGCGGCTGTAATGcgccttctttctctcttcccgcttgcactccctccctctctctctctctctctctctctctctctgttcttcaGTGCGTGTTGCCTCTTGCATCCTTGCTTATCTGTGCTCTTCACTGCGTGTATCTCCGCATGTGTTTGGTTCCTCTGGCACCCGTGGCTTGGGTTGGTCTTGTTGTTGATTGCTGTTGGCAATGGGTGTGGCATCATTAGATGAAGATGCGAGGAGCCAAAGatgagggaaggaaagacaCTTCTGTCCACGTGCGTAACTGA of Leishmania braziliensis MHOM/BR/75/M2904 complete genome, chromosome 19 contains these proteins:
- a CDS encoding putative RNA binding protein, whose protein sequence is MHAQSHTRTHNTAYNLFMTDYNEAGADTSVVDDNVPPGITTKQDEIIQYVAKYVVASCDGARYQDKVRTRTRHNPYFDFLNAKHPYHQYYQYLLESYRHWMRNSEAVGAGTWGGGAESMQGQGQGQGQQQQQWGEEDYYQYYGTYPGQASGIEFQGNDTAQLGEGSGYGDASSSAYAQYVANGVDPTAYASETVTASAYGVGYDPSAAGPESVQAATTAGGGEAQAEDDDDDDEYELVMENGQWVSRKRV